A single region of the Pararge aegeria chromosome 20, ilParAegt1.1, whole genome shotgun sequence genome encodes:
- the LOC120632696 gene encoding ubiquitin-conjugating enzyme E2 Q2 → MACLNTLKLEIKTLEQVFPKSHERFQIMSASVDELTCRFVGKNGKKYEIHANITETYPNTPPVWFADSEDPIVTNAVQILSNTQGRDNHVINQVGILLRELCKLHGVPEPPDLDSLSLPLYPVPQHRLPSVTSNGAESGTEEDEEMAAEEDDSEGEDDLPLEMVDDAGRSNKDDMEIEHLATLERLRQNQRQDYLSGSVSGSLQATDRLMKELRDIYRSHSFKSNMYSIELINDSLYEWNIRLRSVDPDSPLHNDLLLLKEKEGKDSILLNIMFKETYPFEPPFVRVVYPIISGGYVLVGGAICMELLTKQGWSSAYTVEAVIMQIAATLVKGKARIQFGATKVVSQSQYSLARAQQSFKCLVQIHEKNGWFTPPKEDG, encoded by the exons ATGGCTTGCTTAAATACCCTTAAGTTAGAAATAAAGACTTTAGAACAAGTGTTTCCCAAAAGCCATGAGCGGTTTCAGATAATGTCAGCTAGTGTCGATGAACTGACCTGCAGATTCGTTGGCAAAAATGGAAAGAAATATGAAATACACGCAAATATCACG GAAACGTACCCCAACACACCCCCTGTGTGGTTCGCTGACAGCGAAGATCCCATTGTAACAAATGCTGTGCAGATTTTGAGTAACACACAAGGAAGAGACAACCATGTCATAAACCAG GTGGGTATATTGTTGCGGGAACTATGCAAATTACACGGCGTTCCAGAACCGCCGGATTTGGACTCGTTGTCGCTACCTCTCTATCCAGTACCACAACACAG ATTACCGAGTGTGACGTCAAATGGTGCGGAATCCGGCACTGAAGAGGATGAGGAGATGGCCGCAGAGGAGGATGACTCAGAGGGAGAAGATGACTTGCCACTTGAGATGGTAGACGATGCTGGACGAAGCAATAAG gaTGACATGGAAATAGAGCATTTAGCGACGTTAGAGCGGCTGAGGCAGAATCAGCGGCAAGACTACCTGTCGGGCAGTGTGTCCGGCAGCCTTCAGGCGACTGACCGCCTCATGAAAGAGCTGCGTGATATATACCGATCGCATTCCTTCAAAAGCAACATGTATTCTATAG aGTTAATAAATGATTCACTGTACGAGTGGAACATAAGGCTGCGCTCCGTGGATCCGGACAGTCCATTACACAATGACCTACTGCTGCTAAAGGAAAAGGAGGGAAAGGACTCGATACTGCTGAACATTATGTTCAAGGAGACGTACCCCTTCGAGCCACCCTTCGTACGTGTTGTATATCCTATTATATCAG GTGGCTACGTCCTAGTAGGCGGTGCAATATGCATGGAGCTCTTAACAAAGCAGGGCTGGTCCTCAGCGTACACAGTTGAGGCGGTCATCATGCAGATAGCCGCCACGCTCGTGAAGGGCAAGGCGAGGATCCAGTTCGGAGCGACCAAAGTAGTTTCACAGTCACAGTACAGTCTGGCTCGCGCGCAGCAGAGCTTCAAGTGCCTAGTGCAAATACACGAGAAAAATG GTTGGTTCACTCCGCCGAAGGAAGACGGCTAA
- the LOC120632597 gene encoding glutathione S-transferase 1-like: MPLTLYKIDASPPARAVMMVADILRVNYVAYDINPLMREQDTPEMTKKNPMRTVPYIEEDGFCLGDSHAIMLYLFDKYATAEHWHLYPTDKRKRATINQRLFFDCGVLFQRLRSVMAPSYTGRLTELSKSMKRNIDDAYRMLEAYLSDTLFLADEVVTLADLSAITTMSSLHGLHPIDEKRYPNVNRWYNNMSELEICKRINAPGAEAHVASLKAFMAVTRSNLNSKL; this comes from the exons ATGCCACTCACGTTGTACAAAATAGACGCAAGTCCGCCGGCCCGCGCTGTAATGATGGTCGCTGATATCCTTAGAGTAAATTATGTCGCATATGATATTAATCCGCTTATGCGAGAGCAAGACACGCCGGAAATGACGAAG AAAAATCCAATGCGAACTGTTCCTTATATAGAAGAAGATGGATTTTGTTTAGGAGACag TCACGCCATTATGTTGTATCTGTTTGATAAATACGCCACGGCCGAACACTGGCACCTCTACCCGACGGACAAGAGGAAAAGGGCGACGATTAATCAGAGGTTATTCTTTGATTGCGGCGTTTTATTTCAAAGGCTCAGGTCTGTTAtg GCACCTTCTTACACAGGAAGGCTGACGGAATTATCCAAATCAATGAAAAGGAATATAGACGACGCGTATAGAATGCTTGAGGCTTACTTGTCagatactttatttttagcTGACGAAGTCGTCACATTGGCTGACTTAAGCGCCATCACTACTATGTCGTCATTGCATGGGTTACATCCTATAGATGAGAAAAG GTATCCAAATGTAAATCGATGGTACAATAATATGTCCGAGCTAGAAATTTGCAAGAGGATAAACGCCCCTGGCGCGGAGGCACATGTAGCGAGCTTAAAAGCTTTCATGGCGGTTACAAGATCGAACCTTAATTCTAAGTTGTAG